Part of the Candidatus Korarchaeota archaeon NZ13-K genome, GAGGTCCTCCTGCCAATCCTGCAGAAACTCTCCGGAATAGAGGGGCATCCGGTTAGAACCAGCGTGAGGGCCAGGCTATCCAAGAGGGTCCCCTCCTCACCAGGGGTCAGGCATTACGTCAGGGTGAAGTTGATGAGGGAGGGGGGCGAGTACAGGGCCCTGCCCGTGAGGATAGGCGGCGCCGGCATAGTGAGCTCGCTCGTGAGATCTGATGGTTTCCTCATAGTGCCAGAGGAGGTTGAGGGATACGAGGAAGGGGAGTACGTAGATGTTATAGTTCACAGGAGGTGGTTGGACATTTGAGGAAGGTTTTCAGGCATCTGAAGGGACTAGATGAGGTTAAGGAGCTCATCATGAGGTATGAGAGGCCCAGGAGGCTGGAGAGGATAGCAATCTGGGATGCTCTGGGCAGGATCCTGGCCGAGGACATCGTCTCGAGCGTGGATGTGCCTGAGTTCGACAGGGCTATGC contains:
- a CDS encoding molybdopterin molybdenumtransferase MoeA yields the protein MRYERPRRLERIAIWDALGRILAEDIVSSVDVPEFDRAMLDGYAVRAEDTFWADEDNPVELRVVGRASAGHPFPG